Proteins encoded in a region of the Tripterygium wilfordii isolate XIE 37 chromosome 21, ASM1340144v1, whole genome shotgun sequence genome:
- the LOC119990235 gene encoding isocitrate dehydrogenase [NADP]-like, protein MAIEFNKIKVSNPIVEMDGDEMTRVFWKSIKEKLIFPFLDLDIKYFDLGIPNRDATEDKVTIESAQAALKYNVAIKCATITPDEARVKEFNLKGMWKSPNGTIRNILNGTVFREPIICKNIPRLVPSWTKPICIGRHAFGDQYRATDTVIEGSGKLKLVFVPDGHGEKREFEVFNFTGAGGVALSMYNTDESIRAFAEASMSTAYQKKWPLYLSTKNTILKKYDGRFKDIFQEVYETQWKSKFEIAGIWYEHRLIDDMVAYALKSEGGYVWACKNYDGDVQSDFLAQGFGSLGLMTSVLVCPDGKTIEAEAAHGTVTRHYRVHKKGGETSTNSIASIFAWSRGLAHRAKLDGNARLLEFTEKLEAACVRTVESGKMTKDLALLIHGPRVARAQYLSTEEFIDAVAAELRTGLYRAKL, encoded by the exons ATGGCAATCGAGTTCAATAAGATCAAGGTCTCCAATCCCATCGTTGAAATGGATG GGGATGAAATGACTAGGGTATTCTGGAAATCCATTAAGGAAAAG CTTATATTCCCATTTTTGGACTTGGATATCAAGTATTTTGATCTTGGTATTCCTAATCGGGATGCCACAGAAGATAAAGTTACTATAGAAAGTGCACAAGCTGCTCTGAA ATATAATGTAGCAATTAAGTGTGCAACTATAACTCCGG ATGAGGCTCGTGTTAAGGAGTTCAATCTGAAAGGAATGTGGAAGAGCCCGAATGGGACAATTAGGAACATTTTAAATG GTACTGTTTTCAGGGAGCCAATAATCTGCAAAAATATCCCTCGGCTTGTCCCCA GTTGGACAAAGCCTATCTGTATTGGGAGGCATGCTTTTGGTGATCAGTACCGTGCAACTGATACGGTTATAGAAGGATCTGGAAAACTCAAATTGGTGTTTG TACCTGATGGTCATGGTGAAAAGAGAGAATTTGAGGTTTTCAACTTCACTGGTGCTGGAGGTGTGGCATTGTCCATGTACAACACGGATGAG TCCATTCGTGCTTTTGCTGAGGCTTCAATGAGCACTGCTTACCAGAAAAAGTGGCCACTTTATCTTAGCACAAAAAATACCATTCTCAAGAAATATGATGGAAG ATTTAAAGACATATTCCAAGAAGTTTATGAAACTCAATGGAAGTCAAAGTTTGAGATTGCAGGGATCTG GTATGAACACCGTCTCATCGACGATATGGTTGCTTATGCTCTAAAAAGTGAAGGAGGTTATGTGTGGGCTTGCAAAAACTATGACGGAGATGTGCAAAGTGATTTCCTAGCACAAG GATTTGGATCTCTTGGGTTGATGACATCGGTGTTA GTGTGTCCAGATGGAAAGACCATCGAAGCTGAAGCAGCTCATGGCACAGTTACCCGTCATTACCGGGTTCATAAAAAAGGTGGCGAAACTAGCACAAACAGCATAGCTTCCATTTTTGCTTGGTCAAGAGGCCTTGCACACAG GGCCAAGCTGGATGGCAATGCAAGATTGCTGGAATTTACGGAGAAATTGGAAGCTGCTTGTGTCAGAACAGTTGAATCCGGGAAGATGACTAAGGATCTAGCACTTCTTATTCATGGGCCTAG GGTTGCCCGGGCTCAGTATTTGAGCACTGAAGAGTTCATTGATGCTGTAGCTGCTGAGCTGAGAACAGGACTTTACAGAGCAAAATTATAA
- the LOC119988570 gene encoding UPF0678 fatty acid-binding protein-like protein At1g79260 — protein MNGVGGFSTPPPPPHAAVHPAVQPLSFLLGTWRGEGQGKYPTINSFTYAEELHFSHSPAKPVIAYTQKTWNPSSGQPMHAESGFWRPNPVDGTLQVVIAQSTGLLELQKGTFSAEDNVIKLQSELVGNASKVKEITRIFELVNGELTYVVQMATNITALEPHLKAVLKKL, from the exons ATGAACGGCGTTGGTGGCTTCAGTACCCCACCACCGCCACCGCACGCAGCAGTGCATCCGGCGGTTCAACCGCTATCGTTTCTGCTGGGGACATGGAGAGGGGAAGGACAAGGTAAGTATCCTACCATCAATTCCTTTACCTATGCCGAAGAGCTCCATTTCTCGCATTCTCCAGCCAAG CCTGTGATTGCTTATACTCAAAAGACTTGGAATCCCAGCTCCGGCCAGCCCATGCATGCCGAGAGCGGCTTCTGGCGACCCAATCCTGTCGATGGTACTCTCCAAGTTGTAATAGCTCAGAGCACCGGCCTTCTTGAACTTCAG AAAGGGACATTCAGTGCGGAAGATAACGTGATAAAGCTTCAGAGTGAGCTTGTGGGGAATGCTTCTAAG GTGAAGGAGATCACTCGAATCTTTGAGTTGGTTAACGGCGAGTTGACATATGTGGTTCAAATGGCAACCAATATTACTGCCCTTGAACCACATCTGAAAGCTGTACTGAAGAAGCTCTGA
- the LOC119988604 gene encoding serine/threonine-protein kinase RHS3-like: protein MSSEPARNLDASEMSYIPSEAALDEPKRMEGFDKSKTILTTNPPPSDCKKAEQIAKISTNSGQNSPRKPAYTKKVSKISENVKFNPQFDPKKMDPIDKPVTNSSTNQRLAPSLRTPATSEIPVTSTTMSTGAAVSLLGNTKTGDAKITSSVTNQGQGNGNSSRSDSLESSIVPLKPHTGGDVRWDAINMINSKGNSIGVKHFDLLKRIGYGDIGSVYLVELRGTNTHFAMKVMDKVSLASRNKLLRAQTEREILGLLDHPFLPTLYTYFETEKFYCLVMEFCSGGNLHSLRQKQPNKHFTEEAARFYASEVLLALEYLHMLGIVYRDLKPENVLVRDEGHIMLSDFDLSLRCSVSPTLVKSSSVHVGAGGGSGNGGILDDEYAVHGCMQPSTFFPRILPKRNRKSKSDFGLFVGGSMPELMAEPTNVRSMSFVGTHEYLAPEIIRGEGHGSAVDWWTFGIFLYELLHGTTPFKGQGNRATLFNVVGQPLRFQESPQVSFVARDLIRGLLVKEPHKRIAYKRGATEIKQHPFFEGVNWALVRSAMPPHIPEPVDFSQFPRKASSPADKKTPDFGGAKTNNTSDDPSYIDFEYF from the exons ATGTCTTCAGAGCCTGCCAGGAATCTTGACGCATCTGAG ATGAGCTACATCCCATCAGAAGCAGCTTTGGATGAACCCAAAAGGATGGAAGGGTTTGACAAGAGTAAGACCATCTTAACCACTAATCCACCACCTTCTGACTGCAAAAAGGCAGAGCAAATAGCCAAAATTAGCACCAATTCTGGTCAGAATTCGCCTCGTAAGCCTGCATATACAAAAAAAGTTTCCAAGATTAGTGAGAATGTCAAGTTTAACCCACAATTTGATCCCAAGAAGATGGACCCAATAGACAAGCCTGTCACAAACTCGAGTACTAATCAACGCCTGGCACCAAGCTTAAGAACGCCTGCAACTTCTGAAATCCCTGTGACTTCAACAACCATGTCAACAGGCGCTGCCGTGTCATTATTAGGAAACACAAAGACAGGTGATGCAAAGATCACTAGTTCCGTAACCAATCAAGGCCAAGGGAATGGGAATAGCAGTCGCAGTGACAGCTTAGAGAGCTCCATCGTACCCCTCAAGCCTCATACTGGTGGTGATGTACGATGGGATGCCATTAATATGATTAATTCCAAAGGCAACTCAATTGGTGTTAAACATTTTGACCTTCTTAAGCGTATTGGATATGGAGACATTGGGAGTGTCTATCTTGTTGAACTCAGAGGAACCAACACACATTTTGCCATGAAAGTCATGGACAAGGTATCTCTTGCCAGTAGAAACAAGCTACTCAGAGCACAGACAGAAAGAGAGATTCTCGGACTTCTTGACCATCCATTCTTGCCCACTCTGTATACTTATTTCGAGACTGAAAAGTTCTACTGCTTGGTCATGGAGTTCTGCAGTGGAGGAAATCTTCATTCTCTTCGACAGAAGCAACCGAACAAACATTTTACTGAGGAAGCTGCAAG GTTTTATGCATCTGAGGTGTTGCTGGCGCTTGAGTATCTGCACATGCTTGGTATCGTGTATAGGGACTTGAAACCAGAAAATGTGCTAGTAAGAGATGAGGGGCATATCATGCTCTCAGACTTCGACTTATCCCTTCGATGCTCTGTCAGTCCCACACTGGTGAAATCCTCGTCTGTGCATGTAGGCGCTGGTGGAGGTAGTGGTAATGGTGGCATTTTAGATGATGAGTATGCAGTCCATGGGTGCATGCAGCCATCAACATTTTTCCCACGAATTCTGCCTAAAAGGAACCGTAAATCCAAATCAGATTTTGGCCTCTTTGTGGGAGGCTCAATGCCAGAATTGATGGCAGAGCCTACAAATGTCCGTTCCATGTCATTTGTTGGCACGCATGAATATCTAGCCCCAGAGATCATTAGAGGAGAAGGTCATGGTAGTGCAGTGGACTGGTGGACTTTTGGCATCTTCTTATATGAGCTGCTGCATGGAACAACTCCTTTCAAAGGCCAGGGGAACCGAGCCACGCTCTTTAACGTAGTAGGCCAGCCATTGAGATTTCAAGAAAGTCCGCAAGTGAGTTTTGTCGCTCGCGATCTTATACGAGGACTTCTAGTGAAAGAACCTCATAAGCGAATTGCATACAAGAGGGGTGCCACAGAAATAAAACAGCACCCTTTCTTTGAGGGGGTAAACTGGGCTCTTGTGAGAAGTGCTATGCCTCCTCACATACCTGAACCTGTAGACTTCTCGCAGTTTCCTAGAAAAGCGTCATCCCCAGCTGACAAGAAAACGCCAGACTTCGGAGGGGCTAAAACCAACAATACCTCTGATGATCCTTCTTATATAGATTTTGAGTACTTCTAg